Genomic DNA from Dermacentor variabilis isolate Ectoservices chromosome 6, ASM5094787v1, whole genome shotgun sequence:
ATTGaactaaataaatgataaattaatggaaatggaagtggaCAAAAAACAACTGGTCGCAGGTGGGATAAGAACCCACGTATTCGCATTGCGCGCGCGAtgttcttaccaattgagctagcgTGGCGATGTTTTCCCATCCTCTTTCTGACGCATTTATGTTTATCTGTTAGAACTAATGtggagagtgttagccagcgccaccacttttTTATTTGATTCAATTaatgagtacaagtaatttcccctgtggtgtccttggtgtccttgtttgttgccttctcatttatttatttatttatttatttatttatttatttatttattaaagacTGCGGACACGTGGTCCAAGCAGGGAGAGGGAAATATGGTACATACAATTAAAGTAAgattgaaaaaacaaacaaaaatcatAAACTACAAGATGGTGATACGTATAACAAAATTCGGACCCCTCGGTTTCTTTCCCTTTCGTTCATTACTtaacgaggatctcgaatccggcagaATTAATGCCTTCAAGTAACAAGTCTGGGTACATGTCTGGGTATTCCGAGCTCTTGTGCGGACTGGGCGTTGTCTGTGGAAAATTTAAGAAgacgttcttaaattcgttattatttttcttattaaatgttcgtgcaagcggCCCCTGGACGCACACTGTTGGGAAACTTGAGGGAACTTCTAAGCTAAGCTAAGGCATCTGCAGTACCCATGCCACGTATGTAACGGCAAAATAGTTGTACGAAAACAGAACGTAAGACAGGTGTGGTACTTTTATTTGTTTGCTTCCTAATAAGCATTCATCGCaatgaattttcagaaaacaCTGTCTACCAGATATGCCGGACTGTAAATCCGTGGCAGTAAATGATTCCAGTGAACTTTCGGCGTTGTTTGTCCATAGTCTTCGATCTCTTGCAGGATTTCTGGGTGCTCAGGATAAACTGAAAAACAACATGAACAAACATCGGGAAATGGTCAATAGCAATCAAGCAAACACTTGGCATTGCTACATCTTTAAACTGTCATTCACCATTCGAAGACGAAAGAGAAACAACGGAAAGGCAAAACTCAAGCATCCGTAATATTTTGGTCGAGCACTGCGGTTATTGTAAATAATAATGCCTGCAATAGCAACGCAAAAGCATGCTCCTTGGCAACCCTGAGCGTATCTTGCccgcagcatatatatatatatatatatatatatatatatatatatatatatatatatatatatatatatatatatatatatatgctccggTATTCACATTTACGCTCCTTGCCGTAGATACAAAGTCGAATGGGCTTATTAAACGTAGATGACATACATTTTGATGCCCTTCCGTCAGCTTGGTGGCGGCGGTTTACGTTGAACCAGCGGGTGCAGCACTgcagttaaagaaagaaaaaaacaatgaacGTAAGCAGAGCCACATAATTACATTACTTCAGTGCACCTATTTCAATAATTCtgcggaaacaaaaaaaaagacaaaggagAGACACTGTATCTTCCACGTGTTTTATCTCTGGACACCTTATTCTCCGTATTTGCACGTTTATTGAAACTAACTGGTTCAATTATGCTTAGAATAAACTTCTGTAACTTCCGGCATGCATACACGCCCACTGACCACCCCTGAAAAAAACACTTCTTGAACTGCACCGTTAAGAGAGCTATTTGAAATATTTCCTACCGAAGACCAGTGTGGTGTCcggcgttgggtgcacgttaaagaattctaGGTGGTCGAAGTTAGCTCGGAGTcttcgactacggcgtgcctcgaaaTCATATCGCGGTATACCGACACGTAAAAACCAAGAATAACCATTTAATTTTAAGACCAGCGTGGTGTGGAACCACCTGCCCACCTGCGTCAATTCTGACCGTAGATTTTCCGAAGCCTGAATTAAATGTCCTTGATTAAGATGTTTTTATACGTTGTCCTTGTTATATATGGTTACTCCGccctcctctctgtaacgccTTGTGGTCGGTCGTGCGAACGAATAAATATCCACTGACTTTCTCCAACACGGTGAAGGGAAGAGTGTTTGTAGATTGGGAAAAGCGTAGGtggagttttttttttggtattacATCTGCACGGGCTTCCCAGTTTGCGGTTTTGCAACCTTCCTTTCCAAACAATTTCCGATCATAATCGTGATACTTATTGGTTGATGCATTTCGTTACAGCAACTCACTCTTGTACTAATGGGCGCATGTGAAGTGTTCAATTCTCATGTGAAATGTGGAAGTCACCGAATATTTTCAGCAATTTCCGGTTTAAATTTTAACTGTATGAAGTATGCTCATGCGCACATCGTGGAAGCTTTATACCATGAAAGACTGATGTTATTTATGAGCTGTTGCGAAGCAATTCATTTCGCCTTTGTGATCGGAAACCGTAGAGTTGAAATTTCGTTATTtcttcgcagaaaaaaaaaacggaaagatgCACAATTCCTGTTCGACTCGTTCCACTTGTTAATCGATATTCTTTAAGAGGCTACTGAAAACTAAGTAGCAGGTTTAGTGGGGCTGCTCAGCTcgaaagaagtgaggcgtgcagacaggacacaagagtagagaagtggacaacgcgaacgccgCAACCCTGAAGTGGACAacccgttcgtgttgtccacttctctactcttgtgtcctgtctgcacgtctcacttcttttttgcattatgaatccttaccaactagctcagctttctgtcgttctgctcAGCTCAACTAAAACGATAGGGGAACACTCACCCGGATGAGCTGCTAGATGCACTGGTCGGTCCGGCAGCAGGGGCACCGAAAGAGCTTGGTACAGCGGCTTCGGGTGCGGAGCCAAAGGAGCGGGTGTCCCAGCCGCGAGAGGCGCCATATTTAGCAGGATATCCATAAGTGGCATAGCCACCATACGGAGAGTATTGGCCGTATTGGCCATGTCCGGCATATGGACCGTACGCACCGTACGAACCGTACTGGCCATGATGGTTGATGCCATAGTGTCTACCGCCATAGAACGCTCCCTGAGGCCAATATCGGCCGTTTCGCGAAGCTCCGTAAGTGCCGCCCCATGAAGAGCCGTGGGCTCCAGGATGACCTGCGTCTACTCCGCCAAAGTATGCACCGTTTGGCGGAGCTCCGTAAGCGCCACCCCATGAAGATGCGTGGGCTCCAGGATGACCTGCGTCTACTCCGCCAAAGTATACACCGTTTGGCGAAGCTCGATAGGCGCCACCCCATGAAGATGCGTGGGCTCCAGGATAACCTACGTGTCTTCCGCCAAAGTATACACCGTTTGGCGAAGCTCCGTAGGCGCCACCCCATGAAGATGCTTGGGCTCCAGGATAATCTGTGTCTCCTCCGCCAAAGTAGAAGTCATTGCCTGCAGCAATTGCACAAGTTTGCCTCTTTCattgaaaacaagaacaaaaacgaCAAGAACTTTAAGAAGCGAGCAAGCTGGACGGTTATAAGCCGTAATTTTGCCACAGTGTAAAGCGAAAAGAGCGCTGAGTGTAAATTTAGCAATTGTGCTCTATTAAAAGCTAAGCACCATAACCCTCATAATTATCATGTTGATGAGCCACATACATAATATGGAATAACGTGCGTCAGCTCTAATACTGTCCCTACTCCGAAAATGATATCTGAAACAACATGCTGGAATATTGGAAATCGGGGCTACAGAGGTTACAGGTACTTTTAATGTAATGTCTCCCGCTATCAACCTTTATGTTTAGGAATGAGGGCTCAAGCTGTCCATTTCCCCCATTTACTGCACTTACGCCTTTAGTGTTAAAAATAACCTTAAGCATTCACGGTTTAATAAATAAGGGTATCATATGTGCCCATCTAACGTATTCATTATTAGTCTGGGCTATGCACTTAGTATTTGCAGATTTAGAGTATATTCGCGAAATATATATTTACTTATGGGCCTTTCCCGTCGACGTTGCCACCGTTGGGAGGCCGCTCTAAAAAGTTCGGAGCTGCAATACCAGCTCTGAGCCGTCCGGCAAGCCGGATATACCGCCCGAGTCCAAGAACCTCGAGCCGCCACCTGAAGTCCCCACAACAAAAACTGCTGGACCAtcctttttaataaagtttattttcttcttctgtgCTATTGCCGTTTTACAGAAAGTGAATCATTGCAAATGTTGTCTCGAACCTTACTGCCGTTAAGCGTTTGCTCATTTTTAGAATATTTATTAAATAAGTGCTAAGAACAAAAAGCGAGCGTATGTTTGTCCTCAACGACGACAATGTTTGTGAACCTCACTTTGACACGAACTTAGAAATATATTTATCACTGCTATTGTTATCTCTACTGAATTCGTTACACGAATCAGCCTTTTTCTCTTCTGTAAGGCTAGTATCACGACTTCTCAACGACAACGACGCAGAAATTACGCAAGCATATTGCGTAACAGAAACATACTCGAAATGATCGAgtgcaataaataaaatttacAGCCGTATAAGAAACGCTTATCAACCTCGCCATCGCAATACGCTTACTCATTCTGTCTGATGTTTATCCTGCAATTCGGCATTTTCAAATATTGCGTGATCGAACGTGAAAATTGCAGCTCTTTTGGAACACTAAGTTGTTGGGCATTCTTTGTCCATCAGATACACTGGCGGTGCACTAATACAAAAGACAGCGCAAGCGTTAACCTGACCGGCCTGGAGGATTTCTCTTTCAAGTCTGCCTTCGTATCTGCTTGCGATCTTGGTTTTGTCGAAAAGTGGTGTACAACCATATTCCCCACAGTGAGCAGGTAGGAGCGCTGCGTTTCTCAGGACCTTGATAGATGACGAACGCTCTCGCAGCACAAGGAGTTACGGTTCCTCGCTCTTGGCTGAATGTTTCTATGCATCCCCCTCCCTCTgacgcgtttttcttttctttttttttaatgtttttttttaatggtacGAGCCGATGTTACTGTAACCCGCACTAGCTTGTCATTTTTATGTAGTGGCGTCTCCTCGTGTGTCAGGCGATCTTTCTAAATTTTATTTTCTATTTCAACATATTCGATGTCAGCGAATGCGCAAGAACGCTTCTGGTGGTCTGTTTCTCGAAATAAATTCAGCTGTAAGCGAGCCTCTTTTCTGTCCTGGGCTCCTTTTTTCCCGCAACAATTCAGCGCTCCTCATTGCAGCATATAATGCAGCTCTTTTGTTTCTTTATCTAGAGGAAAATACGGAACCTTGGAAAGTGTTTCGGTAGAAtaatattcataaataaatatataattgaCTGATGTGCTCATTGATATACCGGGTCACCTATCCTTGAACGTTCGGTCTGATCACCACTACAGTGCTGTCAACCATAATCTTCCTAATTGGTTTTGTCGATACAGCCCTGTCCTCTGCAAACGCTTTTTTTACCCAATCATACTGCAGTCATTAGGGTATATCACAATGCAACGTTCCTACCACGCCTTGTATAACAAATTTCACGTCTGCTACTAATATCTCACAGTACCCGCGAGTACTGCTACTTcacttcgtgacgtcacgtcggaAGGAGGTCTTACCGTAGTCGGCGCTGCCTACTCCCAAGTTGGCTTGACCACCTAGCCTCGCGCCAAGGCTCGTTCCAATGCTGGCGGTGTAACCCGGGCCTCCACGGGGACCAGCTTGCTCGATGCCGGCCCGCAGCTCACCGTTGAATCGACCTAGGCCTCCCAAATTGCTTCCGAAACGTTGCTGCCTTCGTGCATTTGTCAAAGTGGCTGTGTACAAAACACCGTGTGGTTTAAGTATTACGTAGGTTACATCGGGGGACATgatcagcaaaaagaaaaaaaaatctaataaaAGCTTATTTACCGATCAGCTTATTAGTGTTAGACAACCTGTGTTCTTGTCATCGTGTGAGACGCGGCAAGGATCAACAGCCGTCAACAACTTTCCGTTGACGGCTCTGCCATTGAATGATTTTCTAAACAGAGGCCAAATTCACATAGCTCTTCGCACGCAATTGTTTTTAGCATCCATTGGGgggccaccttcgctaataagTTTGTGGGACATCCCGATTAACTGGCTCCTTCAGGAAAGCTTTACCGTAAGAACTTCTCTTACGAATATACGGCCTTGCTTCGTGCTCACGGCGgcgagatttctttttcttcttcttgctttattaGGACATAAAACATACAGTCAAATATTTTCTCAGCCCACCAAAGCAATGATGCTTTAGCGGAACTGGGCAGTGCTCTGGCCCAGATCACACAGTCTTGTGCTCTAAGAACAGAGGAAACAAcaggaagagagaaaaataaaatgtacAATAGCAAAAATAAATTTCTTGTATGCGCCACAAAGAGTAACCTGTAGTCCGCGAAAGCACCGATGCTTTTATGCGgaccactgtgtatttgccttcAACAAGGCACAGCACAAGGACACATTTTCGAACCCTTCTCCCTTCCATGCCTTCACCCTGTTCCTCCATCGCTCGTCTAATTTCTTGTATTTTGTTCCTGTACGAGCCATAGTTTAAGCAAAGACATATTGTTACGGGATTATAGCAGCAAAATAAATGTACAGCGCATCCCTCTATTTCATCATATACAGTTGTCAATGTGTTGGAAAAATAGCAGTTATCAAACACTATtggaaagtaaaagaaagaacaaaatacaCATAGAAAGAACACAATACTCTAGTCTGCTTTATACAATTGCTAGCGAAAGTTTATCAGAAAATTCCTGCCACATGTCTTACTTCTGGTATTCCCAGTAACTTGTCAGAACCGTGTGACacataaaatcttttattttccttaatgACGATACTTTGGGAACTTGTGTTTTATTGAAGTAGAATTGTACATAAAATGATCGCGTTCTTTTACTGTAGTTCGTGAATGCTTTAGCCCGAACGAATGTTTCAGTCTTGTGCAGATCGCGGGTATTGACGTTTTTTGTTTTAAAGGATTCATCAAAATAATGCTTAGTAAGTATCACGGAGAGATAAAGTTGTTGAACATCAAATATACTATGTTCTGCCGTCAGCTCACTGTTGCCGATGGAATTGCTGCTTGTTCCGTATGCTATATTATTCGTTATTTTTTGTATTATTCTATTTGACACGTTTAGCCTATATGGCGAAGCAAGTCCGTATATCGTAATATGGTTTCCCCTAGAGCTTTATATGTGAGTTTTCTTAACCGAACGTCACATGCCTTCTTTGTAGGACACTCGTCATTACCCCTAGTGTACTGAGTCACGCAATGACACGAATGGGGAATCGATTTCAGTAACCGTTTTCTTTATCTAATGCTTTAGGATTAGTTAGGAGTATGAGTGGGGAAAAGTGATGGCTTGTTtagcatctatatatatatatatatatatatatatatatatatatatatatatatatatatatatattaatgcgACTGACCATGTTCGGCTCCGAAGCACCGTCGGTTGTatttcgctcctcgaagaggtaGGAAGTGTGTCGAGTGCTCTCCTGAACAACATCTTGcgatgtggtgaacgcggtttaaatcaagGATCCGGGAAGCCAAAGACACTCGACGCAATGCTAGCGCATTTCTCTTGTACTTACCGCTAAATCGCGACTGATTTTTCTGTTTCTCTTATTTTCTAAGTATATCAGCCACTAACCTGATACCAAGAGTGCTTTGACTCAATATTAGTTTTCTTACCTTATCCGAAATGTTGTTTCGGGTCCATAATAAGCGTCGATCAGTGGCGTCATAAGTTACGCAAGTGTAATAGAAAAGTGTGCTTCAATTTGCGCTGCGCAAATGAAAGCCATTTCTTCAGCTGTAGGTACTCCGCCAATAAGCGGTCATTTTCGGCAGAGAGGTCATTTTAGTAGGGTGTTCCTGTTCATACTGGCACGACTCGCGTCTTCTCTGAAATTCCCTTTTAAAGTAAGACGCATTTGTTCTGTACACCATTCTGCGCCTGCTGGCAAATACACTTGGGGGGTTAATGCCACCTATAAATAATCGGACCTTATTATTGACGGTTCTTAACAGTGTATGGGTCAGCCTTTCAACAGTCGTACAAATTTCGCTGTGTTTTTATCGACTCTTTGTACGTTCAGCAcacttctgtctttttttttaaatgcaaccaaAATATCGCGCAATATTTTTGTGAGCAATATGCAGCGCTGTTAAAGGCCAaccgcaacgaaatttcactttacCTGTGTTCGTCAATAACGAGTAGCGTATACTATTAAGGAAATCGCGGCTAAGCAGCCCAGAGTTACTGGTAATCAGAGGACGCGTTATTACGATACGGACATGTTTATTTGTGCAATACGGATATGTTTACTTTGACAAAACCGGTTTACTGGTCCCTCCAAATTCACGAGTTTCATATTACTGTTCGACAGAAATTACACAGTGCGTAATTATTCGGGGCTCAATATCGTTAGGGCTGAGATAAAAGTAAATCTCGAAAAGTATTGAAAGAGCTCTTTTACGTGTGACACTTCGCAAAGTGCATAGGCATAAGAACATAAGCAAGAAAGCTCCCCATAGCAAGAAAGCTTCTGCGGTTCAAGTAGCGCCGACTTATCTTACCTGCCGACAGAAGACAGACAACGATGAAAGTTTTCATGTCTCCAAGTGTGCTGGCGAAACCGTCTCCCAAGTCAACCAGCTGCTCCAGGAGTTCAGAATAGCGCGATTGGGGCACTTGGTTGGGTTTTTATTTCGAAAAGTTACCATTATGCGCACGATATCATGTGCTCAACTACTGTCATTCGTTTCTTTTCAAACTGCTTAACCTTAAGCACCTGTCAACttgcaacaacaaaaagaaagaaataaagaagaaaaaaaaacgcgggtGTGGGGCTGTTGCTAAGCCTTTAGTGGGGTAGATTCTGAAGTTTTTTTGAGGCAAAAGACATTTGTTTTGTAACAAAATGAACTTAAAACAAacacgtaaaaagaaaaagaagaggaaaaaatcTCATAGCTTTCTCTGCGTAGACGTCACTATTCCGAGAATGGTGTTCAACTTGCGTGTGCAGTTCGCAGCAGGCAGCAACTCTCCACACGGTGTTTCAGTTTCGTCTTTCTTTTCGATGATTCGTCCATTTTTTCTTTTAGAAAACGCGCCTCTCGATCCCATTCAGCGACGCGCAAAGCCGTTGCCCTTTGGCAGCACAATCATCTCTTTTGTTCAGACAGCCTTTTGCTAAAGTATGTTCACAGCAAAGCCTTCGCTAGGGACAACAGCTGCAGTTATGTAACCCGTGTATCTGTTACCAAGGCGGCGCTGTTTCAAATGACCGCTGGAATAAATTATCTGCCCTGCTTAAAATCTcgtaggcatttttttttttcaagcgcaaTGCCAAGCTTTTAACACAAGTGCATGCGTCAGCATCGTGACCTGAAAGAGAAACCTGCAAAACTCGGTAAGAGCGAAGTTTCAGAAAATATTCAAGCGTTTTgtagttttgtttgtttgtttgctttttttataCACAAAGAACGGTGCATAGACGTATAGAAACCGGGAGTGCTGTTTCTAAGGACAGGTTGCGCCATTAGAAAGAGTACACTTGTCTGCGTCGTATTCAGGTCCATAGCACTGATGATTATCAATGCGTCATCTATTTATGTGTCATGCGCGTTCTAGAATTAGATAGACTGGTGCACTCAAGAAGGTGTTCTTTTCACGGGACCTGGTGGTGGTTTTATTAGAACTGCGTGCCACCGATGCGTATGTTTCTCTTTCAGCGTACGTCCGCTACTTCTCTATAGACCAAATACGCTACGAGTTTCACTACTACCCGCCACGATGTTTGTGTGCCTACGGCGTTCTGGCGCAGATTACGAGGTCGTAGGTTCAATTCTCCGCTGTGGAAGCCCGCGTTTCGATAGAAATAGTAACTTCCAGAAATGACCGCGTGCTTAAATTCGATGGCATATCGAACAACCCCAggaggtgaaaattaatccggagtcatcCACTGTGGCGTTTTGTGCAGTTTCAGAACGTTAGGCctgcacaaatatttttttttcattacgcctCTGCTGAAGCAGTGATACCTT
This window encodes:
- the LOC142585159 gene encoding uncharacterized protein LOC142585159, with translation MKTFIVVCLLSAATLTNARRQQRFGSNLGGLGRFNGELRAGIEQAGPRGGPGYTASIGTSLGARLGGQANLGVGSADYGNDFYFGGGDTDYPGAQASSWGGAYGASPNGVYFGGRHVGYPGAHASSWGGAYRASPNGVYFGGVDAGHPGAHASSWGGAYGAPPNGAYFGGVDAGHPGAHGSSWGGTYGASRNGRYWPQGAFYGGRHYGINHHGQYGSYGAYGPYAGHGQYGQYSPYGGYATYGYPAKYGASRGWDTRSFGSAPEAAVPSSFGAPAAGPTSASSSSSGAAPAGST